A window of Lacibacter sediminis contains these coding sequences:
- a CDS encoding OstA-like protein encodes MFVRIGLLCCLLFCVSVLSAQQKTLPPRPSQSSDTVRIVEILKTNRFDFRTIDSATQLQILVGDVHIRQGRTLFWADSVVYNEKTNFMQAYGNVHINDADSVNIYSQYMQYDGTKKLATFREKVKLSDGNSTLYTDEMDYDMNGKVGTYRNGGRIESKQTTLYSKEGFYYADIKDIYFVGNVKMSDPEVALASDSLLYNTSSQVATFIAPTTIKSGQSIINTREGYYDLKLKKAKFGSRSRMQDSTSTMIADDFAFDDKSGYGEAKGNVQYKDTAQGALLFANRVFFNKEKKNFLATEKPVMVVVQNKDSVFIAADTIYSGLMRDLAGMKNGYISAFDTLKGKQVINVDSILQNDSSNIMKDSSIVVTDSITIVQSKDTIAAVVEKPIIVAQKDSISNKPPPLKVKPVLVLSDSTKLPTVDSNAVAAIDSSTIKKIRPKEETDTLRFITAFRHVRIFNDSLQAVADSLFYSGVDSVFQLFHDPIAWSKGSQVSGDTIYIFTENKKPKRLYVFENGLLVQSVKESSSFFNQIKGRTINGYFINGELDFVKAKGTAESIYYAQDDDSAFVGMNRTTADMIDMYFKERSPQKVKFTSSVKGTTFPIRQLPEDQKKLSNFQWLENKRPKNKLELFL; translated from the coding sequence GTGTTTGTTCGCATTGGTTTACTGTGCTGTTTGCTTTTTTGTGTGAGTGTATTATCTGCCCAGCAAAAAACACTTCCTCCCCGCCCCTCACAATCAAGTGATACGGTAAGGATCGTTGAGATCCTGAAGACCAATCGCTTTGATTTCAGAACAATTGATTCTGCTACACAATTGCAGATACTTGTGGGTGATGTACACATTCGCCAGGGACGCACATTGTTTTGGGCCGATAGTGTTGTGTACAATGAAAAAACAAATTTCATGCAGGCCTATGGAAATGTACACATCAATGATGCGGACTCTGTCAACATTTACTCCCAGTACATGCAATACGACGGCACGAAGAAACTAGCCACCTTTCGTGAAAAAGTAAAACTCAGCGATGGTAACAGTACACTGTATACGGATGAGATGGATTACGATATGAATGGAAAGGTGGGTACCTACCGTAACGGTGGTCGTATTGAAAGTAAACAAACCACACTATACAGCAAAGAAGGTTTTTATTACGCCGATATAAAAGATATTTACTTTGTTGGCAATGTAAAAATGAGTGATCCCGAAGTGGCGCTGGCAAGTGATTCGCTGTTATATAATACCAGCAGCCAGGTTGCAACGTTTATTGCTCCAACAACTATTAAGAGCGGCCAATCGATCATCAATACAAGAGAAGGTTATTATGATCTGAAGTTGAAGAAGGCAAAGTTCGGCAGCCGTTCACGCATGCAGGACAGCACTTCCACTATGATCGCTGATGATTTTGCTTTTGATGATAAATCCGGTTATGGTGAAGCAAAAGGAAATGTACAATATAAAGACACTGCACAAGGTGCATTACTGTTTGCCAACAGGGTTTTCTTCAATAAAGAGAAAAAGAATTTTCTTGCCACGGAAAAACCGGTGATGGTAGTAGTACAGAATAAAGATTCGGTATTTATTGCAGCCGATACCATTTACTCAGGATTGATGAGAGACCTGGCGGGGATGAAGAATGGTTACATCAGTGCATTTGATACACTAAAAGGAAAACAGGTTATTAATGTGGATTCGATCTTACAGAATGATTCCAGTAACATCATGAAGGATTCATCCATAGTTGTTACTGATAGTATTACTATTGTTCAATCAAAAGATACCATTGCAGCAGTTGTTGAAAAACCAATCATCGTTGCACAAAAAGACAGTATCAGCAACAAACCTCCCCCACTCAAAGTAAAACCCGTATTGGTATTAAGCGATTCAACAAAACTGCCGACCGTAGATAGTAATGCTGTTGCAGCTATTGATTCATCTACTATTAAAAAAATACGACCCAAAGAAGAAACAGATACACTTCGTTTTATTACGGCCTTTCGTCATGTCCGCATCTTTAATGATTCATTGCAGGCTGTAGCCGATAGTTTATTTTATTCAGGGGTGGATAGTGTGTTTCAACTCTTTCATGATCCAATTGCATGGAGCAAAGGCAGCCAGGTAAGCGGCGATACTATTTACATCTTCACCGAAAACAAAAAGCCAAAGCGTCTTTATGTTTTTGAGAATGGTTTGCTTGTGCAAAGTGTAAAGGAAAGTTCAAGCTTCTTTAACCAGATCAAAGGACGAACCATCAACGGTTATTTCATCAATGGAGAACTTGATTTTGTAAAAGCAAAAGGCACCGCAGAAAGTATTTATTACGCACAGGACGATGACAGTGCTTTTGTTGGCATGAACCGCACTACTGCCGATATGATTGATATGTATTTCAAGGAACGCAGTCCGCAGAAAGTAAAATTTACCAGTTCGGTAAAAGGCACCACCTTCCCTATTCGTCAGCTGCCGGAAGATCAAAAGAAACTCTCTAATTTCCAGTGGCTCGAAAACAAACGGCCAAAAAATAAAC